In Myxocyprinus asiaticus isolate MX2 ecotype Aquarium Trade chromosome 8, UBuf_Myxa_2, whole genome shotgun sequence, a single genomic region encodes these proteins:
- the LOC127445508 gene encoding PDZ and LIM domain protein 3-like — protein sequence MPFNVVLDGAAPWGFRLIGGSDFSQPLTIAKISPGSKASRVNLSPGDIILAIDGVAAENMMHCEAQKLIKDATYQLTLTVERPETKLWSPKVTEDCKTNPFKINLEAEKQDSRPIGTGHNRKAVPFVAAANIDDTRQVVSPTYNSPIGLYSSGNIQDALRGQLKGLIHNKPESPRTLTSIEESDVYQLLQRNQDEEEPHEPRQSGSFKALQSFINSEGSIPLVTRKVRAPMIKPSAPAGNLHKLPMCDKCGNGIIGTVVKVQDKYRHPDCFVCADCEENLKQKGYYFIDHELYCETHAHARAKPPEIPGL from the exons ATATCCCCAGGAAGTAAAGCTTCAAGAGTCAACCTCTCTCCTGGAGACATCATCCTGGCGATAGATGGAGTTGCTGCAGAAAACATGATGCACTGCGAGGCTCAGAAACTTATCAAGGATGCGACCTATCAGCTCACACTCACTGTtgagag ACCAGAGACCAAACTGTGGTCACCCAAAGTTACTGAAGATTGCAAAACCAATCCATTTAAAATTAACCTAGAGGCAGAAAAACAa GACAGCAGACCAATAGGAACAGGCCACAATCGCAAGGCAGTCCCCTTTGTGGCGGCAGCCAACATTGATGACACGCGACAGGTGGTGAGTCCAACCTACAACTCCCCTATTGGCCTTTACTCTTCAGGCAATATCCAGGATGCCTTACGAGGACAACTCAAGGGCCTCATCCATAACAAACCAGAGAG tcccAGGACACTGACCAGTATAGAGGAGTCAGATGTATATCAGCTGCTGCAGAGAAATCAGGACGAGGAAGAGCCCCATGAACCGCGACAGTCAGGATCTTTTAAAGCCTTACAGAGCTTTATCAACAGTGAGG GCTCAATTCCACTAGTGACGAGGAAGGTTCGTGCCCCCATGATCAAGCCCTCTGCTCCTGCGGGGAACTTACACAAGCTTCCAATGTGTGATAAATGTGGTAACGGCATAAT TGGGACTGTTGTGAAGGTTCAGGACAAGTATCGTCACCCagactgttttgtgtgtgcaGACTGTGAGGAAAACCTCAAGCAGAAAGGTTATTACTTCATAGACCATGAGCTGTACTGTGAAACTCACGCTCATGCCCGGGCGAAACCTCCTGAGATTCCAGGCCTTTGA
- the LOC127445548 gene encoding serine/threonine-protein kinase MRCK beta-like has product MEKNTPDAQTRGGDHSNVIDSKTKTIPHQEDTVLQMRNAMVPLEEAVKSTHQPPFASTDTYLKRCKQLEKENKEVTYKLTKMENYCRECKTELQTFVKRFKEFKTINNDLDLKNRQLLIKNQQMRQRITEVLKHDRPQSEDLKRITKCSEHHCQEKQQLKETIIQLQAQVKHLTEQVMDAHRIQAKTLQDSERIQEGVNQERKILTELQQENQTLRERLEHYFQTIKDAENRAEGAQNEQVELEHCLLAVQTERNLLRQEVMRLHKEYISLT; this is encoded by the coding sequence ATGGAGAAAAATACACCAGATGCACAAACAAGAGGAGGAGACCATTCTAATGTTATAGACAGCAAGACTAAAACAATACCACACCAAGAAGACACGGTGCTGCAGATGAGAAATGCAATGGTGCCTCTTGAAGAGGCAGTTAAGTCAACCCATCAGCCTCCATTTGCGAGCACTGACACTTATTTAAAAAGGTGCAAACAGTTAGAGAAGGAAAACAAAGAGGTTACGTATAAACTGACAAAAATGGAGAATTATTGCCGGGAGTGCAAAACAGAGCTGCAGACATTTGTGAAGAGATTCAAGGAGTTTAAAACCATCAACAACGACCTAGACTTAAAGAACAGACAGTTGCTTATTAAGAACCAGCAAATGAGACAAAGGATCACGGAAGTCTTAAAACACGATAGACCTCAGTCTGAAGACCTAAAGAGAATCACCAAGTGCAGTGAACACCATTGTCAGGAGAAGCAGCAACTAAAAGAAACAATCATCCAGCTCCAAGCACAGGTAAAGCACTTAACGGAACAAGTCATGGATGCTCACAGAATACAAGCCAAGACTTTACAGGATTCAGAAAGGATCCAAGAGGGTGTAAACCAAGAGAGGAAGATCCTAACTGAACTACAACAGGAAAACCAGACTCTTAGGGAAAGACTGGAGCATTACTTTCAGACAATAAAAGATGCTGAGAATAGAGCAGAGGGAGCTCAGAATGAACAGGTTGAACTAGAGCACTGCCTGCTCGCTGTGCAGACTGAGAGGAATCTACTGCGGCAAGAAGTAATGAGGCTCCATAAGGAATATATCAGCCTCACT
- the LOC127445066 gene encoding ufm1-specific protease 2-like, with the protein MVHSEDSNIIFRVKGLLEFACQLDNSNDLQSQSTISKSFQGLCSKVSSKNLVFTVCNSALLIWPNTSFQSSIESLTEASACRDILKYIETDDSRSKKLSKKKDKKCSGPTVVNMKLLFEVTEPAGSEAPSLCRVIGQQHYVRMPLPLDFVLSVPTDESLAIVCKGLVEALSKQLSDMEEVVLRYRKGSSFLVPQPFHFELPKPAGLTTVIYPAGVADSQLQAVREDLHMKFQLPGDRPFLRRTNAFHFPDEAYKDGYLRNPHVHLNPPNIEDAKLYLVQGVYSYHHYMQDHVNDDGWGCAYRSLQTVFSWFQQQGYVETAVPTHTQIQQALVDVGDKEPHFVGSHQWIGSFEVQAVLNQLLGVTSKIMFVSQGSELATKGRELANHFQTEGTPVMIGGGVLAHTILGVAWSENTGQIRFLILDPHYTGGEDLQTIIDKGWCGWKGPEFWDQNAYYNLCLPQRPKTI; encoded by the exons atg GTTCATTCAGAAGATAGCAACATTATTTTTCGGGTCAAAGGCCTCTTGGAGTTTGCCTGCCAGCTTGACAACTCTAATG atttaCAAAGTCAAAGCACCATCTCAAAAAGTTTCCAGGGTCTCTGTTCTAAAGTGTCATCAAAGAATCTTGTTTTCACTGTCTGTAACAGTGCCTTATTAATATGGCCCAACACTAGTTTCCAGTCAAGCATAGAGAGCTTGACAGAAGCATCAGCATGTAGAGACATTCTGAAGTATATAGA gACAGATGATAGCAGAAGCAAGAAGTTATCAAAAAAGAAAGATAAGAAGTGTTCTGGACCA ACTGTGGTAAACATGAAGCTGTTGTTTGAGGTGACAGAGCCTGCTGGCAGTGAAGCTCCTAGTCTCTGCAGAGTGATTGGACAGCAGCACTATGTGAGGATGCCGCTGCCTTTGGACTTTGTTCTGTCTGTGCCCACTGATGAAAGCCTGGCAAT TGTGTGTAAAGGGCTGGTGGAGGCATTGAGTAAGCAGTTATCAGACATGGAGGAGGTTGTGCTACGGTACAGGAAGGGCTCCTCTTTTTTGGTGCCCCAGCCATTTCACTTTGAGTTGCCCAAACCTGCGGGACTCACCACTGTAATATACCCAGCAGGAGTAGCAGACAGCCAGCTACAGGCTGTCAGAGAG GATCTGCACATGAAGTTTCAGTTGCCAGGTGACCGACCATTTCTCAGACGTACAAATGCCTTCCATTTCCCTGACGAAGCCTATAAAGACGGTTACCTCCGCAACCCTCACGTACACCTGAATCCACCCAACATTGAGGATGCCAAA cTGTATCTTGTGCAGGGTGTGTACAGTTATCATCACTACATGCAGGATCATGTGAATGATGACGGCTGGGGTTGCGCATATCGTTCACTACAGACTGTCTTCTCCTGGTTCCAGCAGCAGGGATATGTGGAGACAGCtgttcccacacacacacagatccagCAG GCTCTTGTGGATGTAGGGGATAAAGAACCTCATTTTGTGGGCTCACATCAGTGGATTGGCTCCTTTGAAGTTCAGGCTGTCCTTAACCAGCTGCTGGGGGTCACTTCAAAGATCATGTTTGTCAG TCAAGGATCTGAGCTGGCAACCAAGGGCAGAGAACTAGCCAACCACTTCCAGACTGAAGGAACACCTGTCATGATTG GTGGGGGTGTACTTGCACACACTATTCTAGGTGTAGCATGGAGTGAGAACACAGGACAAATCCGCTTCCTCATCCTGGACCCTCACTACACAGGTGGAGAGGACCTGCAGACCATCATTGACAAG GGCTGGTGTGGATGGAAGGGGCCAGAGTTCTGGGATCAGAACGCCTATTACAACCTCTGCCTTCCTCAGAGACCCAAGACCATCTGA
- the LOC127445065 gene encoding cilia- and flagella-associated protein 97-like isoform X3 — MFSPKELEGEVDHSFFDSDSEANEASQRHNERKGKETHISMDRLGAEFQSERDGIAGLKNGSAQEGRREHHGEKDSERDEKSSDVSFSGSLPLPSAKSSETRNNSQSDEGSSVQSYSSDEERDLDDEDNTGFKLRKTSNGSVNSGDDDGYHRSADDESEEDEMPPGSRTAKHRLSRGMPKKSAGKFRNLSRSNSSSSDTESSHSSSDERSSLHSQNSPVKPHRIGSANQRERSKALDTAESEDTVTDVTPLSTPNLSPVQSIDMVLHSKPLAADVQQQQHNVAGEMVANEVVSDDRDSISSEGEDGPVFLKVEKHLDRALVLSSPGSVSSNRSRKNYSFTNEEVRAIDRENQRLLRELSRSSAPSRNAGSACSTTSSRRSNAPPIRLYHSALNRQREQERIQKENLEGVQDPAAVRTELDQRLLNSTEHHHGPPGPDP; from the exons ATGTTCAGTCCCAAAGAATTAGAGGGAGAAGTTGACCACTCGTTCTTTGACAGTGACAGTGAAGCAAATGAGGCCTCACAAAGACACAatgagaggaaaggaaaggagacCCATATTTCAATGGACCGGTTAGGAGCTGAATTCCAGAGTGAACGAGATGGAATAGCAGGACTGAAGAACGGTTCAGCCCAGGAGGGCAGGAGGGAACACCATGGAGAGAAAGATTCTGAGAGGGATGAAAAAAGCAGTGATGTGTCATTCAGCGGATCCTTGCCACTTCCAAGTGCCAAAAGTTCAGAAACTAGGAACAACAGCCAATCAGATGAAGGATCTAGTGTGCAGTCATACTCATCCGATGAGGAGAGAGATCTGGATGATGAGGATAATACAGGTTTTAAACTCAGGAAAACCAGCAATGGTAGTGTTAATAGTGGTGATGATGATGGATACCATCGCAGTGCTGATGATGAAAGTGAAGAGGATGAGATGCCTCCAGGATCTCGAACAGCAAAACATAGATTGTCCCGCGGAATGCCTAAAAAATCTGCTGGTAAATTTCGCAACCTGAGCCGTAGCAATTCGTCATCTTCTGACACAGAGTCATCCCACAGTAGTAGTGATGAGAGAAGCTCCCTTCATTCACAGAACTCTCCTGTGAAACCTCACCGAATAGGCTCAGCCAATCAGAGGGAGAGATCTAAAGCCTTAGATACTGCAGAATCTGAAGATACAGTCACTGATGTCACTCCTCTCTCAACACCAAATCTTAGTCCTGTCCAGTCCATTGACATGGTTCTGCACTCTAAACCTTTGGCAGCAGATGTTCAGCAACAACAGCACAATGTTGCTGGGGAGATGGTTGCAAATGAAGTGGTTTCAGACGACAGAGACAGTATAAGTTCTGAAGGTGAGGATGGACCAG TGTTTTTAAAAGTAGAGAAGCACTTGGACAGAGCACTGGTGCTTTCCAGCCCTGGGAGTGTTAGCAGCAACCGTAGTCGCAAGAACTACTCTTTCACCAATGAAGAGGTACGGGCCATCGACCGAGAGAACCAGCGGTTGTTACGTGAACTCTCACGTTCATCAGCACCCTCACGTAATGCCGGCTCTGCCTGCTCCACCACCAGCAGTCGCAGGAGCAATGCACCACCCATACGCCTTTATCACAGCGCCCTCAACAGGCAACGAGAGCAAGAACGCATTCAGAAGGAAAACCTG